The Peromyscus maniculatus bairdii isolate BWxNUB_F1_BW_parent chromosome 6, HU_Pman_BW_mat_3.1, whole genome shotgun sequence genome has a segment encoding these proteins:
- the LOC102908995 gene encoding mRNA-capping enzyme-like isoform X1 yields MAYNKIPSRWLNCPRRGQPVAGRFLPLKTMLGPRFDSQVAEENRFHPSMFSNYLKSLKVKMSLLVDLTNTSRFYDRNDIEKEGIKYIKLRCKGYGECPTTENTETFIRLCERFSKRSPPELIGVHCTHGFNRTGFLICAYLVEKMGWSIQAAVATFAQARPPGIYKGDYLKELFRRYGDIEEAPPPPVLPDWCFEDDDEDGKKDSEPGSSDSFDKRRKERLKPGAIFLEGITVKGVTQVTTQPKLGEVQQKCHQFCGWEGSGFPGAQPVSMDKQNIRLLEQKPYKVSWKADGTRYMMLIDGTNEVFMIDRDNSVFHVSNMEFPFRKNLHMHLSNTLLDGEMIIDKVNGQAFPRYLIYDIIKFNAQPVGDCDFNIRLQCIECEIISPRHEKMKTGLIDKTQEPFSVRPKQFFDINISRKLLEGNFAKELSHKMDGLIFQPIGKYKPGRCDDILKWKPPSLNSVDFRLKITRMGGEGLLPQKVGLLHVAGYERAFAQIKLTKELEQYNNKIIECKFENNSWVFMRQRIDKSFPNAYNTAMAVCNSILNPVTKEMLFEFIDRCAAATQGQKRKYPLDPDTELMPAPPPKRLHWPT; encoded by the coding sequence ATGGCTTACAACAAGATCCCGTCTCGGTGGTTGAACTGTCCGAGGCGCGGCCAGCCGGTGGCAGGAAGATTCTTACCACTGAAGACAATGCTAGGGCCAAGATTTGATAGTCAAGTTGCTGAAGAAAACCGGTTCCATCCCAGTATGTTCTCAAATTATCTAAAGAGTCTGAAGGTTAAAATGAGCTTATTGGTGGATCTGACAAATACTTCCAGGTTCTATGACAGAAATgacatagaaaaagaaggaatcaaGTATATCAAACTACGGTGTAAGGGATATGGTGAATGCCCCACGACTGAGAATACTGAGACATTCATTCGCCTGTGTGAGAGGTTTAGTAAAAGAAGCCCACCTGAACTTATAGGTGTTCACTGTACCCATGGCTTCAACCGGACAGGTTTCCTTATATGTGCTTATTTGGTTGAGAAGATGGGTTGGAGTATTCAAGCAGCAGTTGCTACATTTGCCCAAGCCAGACCACCAGGAATCTATAAGGGTGACTATTTGAAGGAACTTTTTCGGCGATATGGTGATATAGAagaagcaccaccaccacctgtcttgCCAGATTGGTGTTTtgaggatgatgatgaagatggaaAAAAGGACTCAGAACCAGGGTCAAGTGATTCCTttgataaaaggagaaaagaacgGTTAAAACCGGGTGCTATTTTCTTGGAAGGTATAACTGTTAAAGGTGTAACTCAAGTAACCACTCAACCAAAGTTAGGAGAAGTACAGCAGAAATGTCATCAGTTCTGTGGCTGGGAAGGGTCTGGGTTTCCTGGAGCACAGCCTGTTTCCATGGACAAGCAAAATATTAGACTTTTAGAGCAGAAGCCATATAAAGTAAGCTGGAAGGCAGACGGTACACGTTACATGATGTTGATTGATGGCACAAATGAAGTTTTTATGATTGACAGAGATAACTCAGTGTTTCATGTTTCAAATATGGAATTTCCATTTCGCAAAAATCTCCACATGCATTTATCAAATACCCTTTTGGATGGGGAAATGATCATTGACAAAGTAAATGGACAGGCTTTTCCAAGATATTTAATATACGACATAATTAAATTCAATGCACAACCAGTTGGAGATTGTGATTTTAATATTCGCCTGCAGTGTATTGAATGTGAAATCATAAGTCCACGACATGAAAAAATGAAGACTGGGCTCATTGACAAAACACAGGAACCATTTAGTGTGAGACCTAAACAATTTTTTGACATCAATATTTCAAGAAAGCTCCTGGAAGGAAATTTTGCCAAAGAACTCAGCCATAAGATGGATGGACTTATTTTTCAGCCTATTGGAAAATACAAACCTGGTCGATGTGATGATATTTTGAAATGGAAACCTCCCAGTCTGAACTCTGTGGATTTTCGACTAAAGATAACAAGAATGGGAGGAGAAGGGTTGCTTCCACAGAAGGTTGGCCTTCTCCATGTTGCAGGTTATGAAAGAGCCTTTGCAcaaatcaagttgacaaaagaacTAGAACAGtacaacaacaaaatcatagaatgcAAATTTGAGAACAACAGCTGGGTCTTTATGAGACAGAGAATAGACAAAAGTTTCCCAAATGCCTACAACACAGCCATGGCTGTGTGCAATAGTATCTTGAACCCTGTCACCAAGGAGATGCTGTTTGAATTCATTGACAGATGTGCAGCAGCTACCCAAGGACAGAAGCGAAAGTATCCCCTGGACCCTGACACAGAGCTCATGCCAGCCCCACCTCCCAAGAGACTGCACTGGCCAACCTAG
- the LOC102908995 gene encoding mRNA-capping enzyme-like isoform X2 gives MAYNKIPSRWLNCPRRGQPVAGRFLPLKTMLGPRFDSQVAEENRFHPSMFSNYLKSLKVKMSLLVDLTNTSRFYDRNDIEKEGIKYIKLRCKGYGECPTTENTETFIRLCERFSKRSPPELIGVHCTHGFNRTGFLICAYLVEKMGWSIQAAVATFAQARPPGIYKGDYLKELFRRYGDIEEAPPPPVLPDWCFEDDDEDGKKDSEPGSSDSFDKRRKERLKPGAIFLEGITVKGVTQVTTQPKLGEVQQKCHQFCGWEGSGFPGAQPVSMDKQNIRLLEQKPYKVSWKADGTRYMMLIDGTNEVFMIDRDNSVFHVSNMEFPFRKNLHMHLSNTLLDGEMIIDKVNGQAFPRYLIYDIIKFNAQPVGDCDFNIRLQCIECEIISPRHEKMKTGLIDKTQEPFSVRPKQFFDINISRKLLEGNFAKELSHKMDGLIFQPIGKYKPGRCDDILKWKPPSLNSVDFRLKITRMGGEGLLPQKVGLLHVAGYERAFAQIKLTKELEQYNNKIIECKFENNSWVFMRQRIDKSFPNAYNTAMAVCCLNSLTDVQQLPKDRSESIPWTLTQSSCQPHLPRDCTGQPSPCL, from the exons ATGGCTTACAACAAGATCCCGTCTCGGTGGTTGAACTGTCCGAGGCGCGGCCAGCCGGTGGCAGGAAGATTCTTACCACTGAAGACAATGCTAGGGCCAAGATTTGATAGTCAAGTTGCTGAAGAAAACCGGTTCCATCCCAGTATGTTCTCAAATTATCTAAAGAGTCTGAAGGTTAAAATGAGCTTATTGGTGGATCTGACAAATACTTCCAGGTTCTATGACAGAAATgacatagaaaaagaaggaatcaaGTATATCAAACTACGGTGTAAGGGATATGGTGAATGCCCCACGACTGAGAATACTGAGACATTCATTCGCCTGTGTGAGAGGTTTAGTAAAAGAAGCCCACCTGAACTTATAGGTGTTCACTGTACCCATGGCTTCAACCGGACAGGTTTCCTTATATGTGCTTATTTGGTTGAGAAGATGGGTTGGAGTATTCAAGCAGCAGTTGCTACATTTGCCCAAGCCAGACCACCAGGAATCTATAAGGGTGACTATTTGAAGGAACTTTTTCGGCGATATGGTGATATAGAagaagcaccaccaccacctgtcttgCCAGATTGGTGTTTtgaggatgatgatgaagatggaaAAAAGGACTCAGAACCAGGGTCAAGTGATTCCTttgataaaaggagaaaagaacgGTTAAAACCGGGTGCTATTTTCTTGGAAGGTATAACTGTTAAAGGTGTAACTCAAGTAACCACTCAACCAAAGTTAGGAGAAGTACAGCAGAAATGTCATCAGTTCTGTGGCTGGGAAGGGTCTGGGTTTCCTGGAGCACAGCCTGTTTCCATGGACAAGCAAAATATTAGACTTTTAGAGCAGAAGCCATATAAAGTAAGCTGGAAGGCAGACGGTACACGTTACATGATGTTGATTGATGGCACAAATGAAGTTTTTATGATTGACAGAGATAACTCAGTGTTTCATGTTTCAAATATGGAATTTCCATTTCGCAAAAATCTCCACATGCATTTATCAAATACCCTTTTGGATGGGGAAATGATCATTGACAAAGTAAATGGACAGGCTTTTCCAAGATATTTAATATACGACATAATTAAATTCAATGCACAACCAGTTGGAGATTGTGATTTTAATATTCGCCTGCAGTGTATTGAATGTGAAATCATAAGTCCACGACATGAAAAAATGAAGACTGGGCTCATTGACAAAACACAGGAACCATTTAGTGTGAGACCTAAACAATTTTTTGACATCAATATTTCAAGAAAGCTCCTGGAAGGAAATTTTGCCAAAGAACTCAGCCATAAGATGGATGGACTTATTTTTCAGCCTATTGGAAAATACAAACCTGGTCGATGTGATGATATTTTGAAATGGAAACCTCCCAGTCTGAACTCTGTGGATTTTCGACTAAAGATAACAAGAATGGGAGGAGAAGGGTTGCTTCCACAGAAGGTTGGCCTTCTCCATGTTGCAGGTTATGAAAGAGCCTTTGCAcaaatcaagttgacaaaagaacTAGAACAGtacaacaacaaaatcatagaatgcAAATTTGAGAACAACAGCTGGGTCTTTATGAGACAGAGAATAGACAAAAGTTTCCCAAATGCCTACAACACAGCCATGGCTGT ATGCTGTTTGAATTCATTGACAGATGTGCAGCAGCTACCCAAGGACAGAAGCGAAAGTATCCCCTGGACCCTGACACAGAGCTCATGCCAGCCCCACCTCCCAAGAGACTGCACTGGCCAACCTAGTCCCTGCCTCTGA